A section of the Geoalkalibacter sp. genome encodes:
- a CDS encoding phosphotransferase: MIMEMHAHTAEHSACSFVNAVDLVRKALSKELQGIVLTDHHYLWPDEEIIRLRQQAGLPDYFLIFSAQEVRTADFGDVLVYGADRTLPAGISLERIRREFPRAALVWAHPYRKESRPRVDQLLHPHLDAVEIFNSNHTVAENTRALRDWHRYKFTAIGGTDTHSESYAGTYPTIFDHPFQSVAELAEEIRRGRCRPFFKEIPRSGTQIQVTELTIGTKGADERREKIIIKTHDNPAKWKTAERAYHIIENIAAHGFTDGPFRVPRPLGFDVESHTLIEEGVRGKSLFDKLLRADQDSAREYLRLAARWLAKLHSARLRVTPAEEYFPREEKRLERYQKHFVEGRHPHARRVREITDAVMQAQQSFYGSTTANFIQGHGDFHLKNILVGQDHPDNRDTTFVAVIDFDSSLCMPQAFDVGTFVAQYRNQLFSHPEVRDKAPLDIFLDTYRGHVGIRDPEFPLQVLLFQARTNLSIAAYLYKVGMGASEDLHRVLVEAEQCLAEVAMRVSRLAPSSAS; this comes from the coding sequence ATGATCATGGAAATGCACGCCCATACTGCGGAACATTCCGCGTGCAGTTTCGTCAACGCCGTGGATCTGGTGCGCAAGGCTCTGTCGAAGGAGCTTCAAGGAATCGTTCTGACCGATCACCACTATCTCTGGCCGGACGAAGAAATCATCCGCCTGCGTCAACAAGCCGGCTTGCCTGATTATTTCCTGATTTTCTCGGCGCAGGAGGTGCGAACCGCCGATTTCGGCGATGTGCTGGTTTACGGTGCCGACCGGACTCTCCCCGCCGGCATCAGCCTTGAACGGATCCGCCGCGAGTTTCCTCGGGCGGCCCTGGTCTGGGCGCATCCCTATCGCAAGGAATCCCGGCCGAGGGTCGATCAGTTGCTTCATCCCCATCTCGATGCGGTGGAAATTTTCAATTCCAACCATACGGTGGCCGAAAACACGCGCGCCCTGCGCGATTGGCACCGCTACAAGTTCACCGCCATCGGCGGAACCGATACGCACTCCGAAAGCTATGCCGGCACCTACCCCACCATCTTCGATCATCCTTTTCAAAGCGTCGCGGAACTCGCCGAGGAAATCCGCCGCGGGCGCTGTCGGCCATTTTTCAAGGAGATTCCGCGCTCCGGCACCCAGATTCAGGTCACGGAGCTGACCATCGGCACCAAGGGGGCCGATGAGCGCCGCGAGAAGATCATCATCAAGACCCATGACAATCCGGCCAAATGGAAAACCGCCGAGCGGGCCTATCACATCATCGAGAACATTGCCGCCCACGGATTCACCGACGGGCCTTTTCGCGTGCCGCGGCCCCTGGGATTCGATGTGGAGAGCCATACGCTCATCGAGGAAGGCGTGCGCGGCAAATCCCTGTTCGACAAGCTGCTGCGGGCCGATCAGGACAGCGCCCGGGAGTACCTGCGCCTGGCCGCCCGCTGGCTGGCCAAGCTGCACAGCGCTCGGTTGCGGGTAACGCCGGCGGAGGAATACTTTCCCCGGGAAGAAAAGCGTCTCGAGCGTTATCAGAAACATTTTGTCGAGGGGCGCCACCCCCATGCCCGGCGCGTGCGGGAAATCACCGATGCAGTGATGCAAGCGCAGCAGTCGTTCTACGGTTCGACGACGGCGAATTTTATCCAGGGCCATGGCGATTTTCATCTGAAGAACATTCTCGTCGGTCAGGATCATCCGGACAACCGAGACACCACCTTCGTCGCGGTCATCGATTTCGACAGCTCTTTGTGCATGCCCCAGGCTTTTGATGTGGGAACCTTCGTCGCCCAGTACCGCAACCAACTCTTTTCCCATCCCGAGGTGCGCGATAAGGCGCCCCTCGACATTTTTCTCGACACCTATCGCGGGCACGTCGGGATCAGGGATCCTGAGTTTCCGTTGCAGGTTCTCCTGTTTCAGGCGCGCACGAACCTGAGCATCGCCGCCTACCTGTACAAGGTCGGCATGGGCGCAAGCGAGGATCTGCATCGGGTTCTGGTCGAGGCGGAACAGTGCCTTGCCGAGGTCGCCATGAGGGTTTCGCGCCTTGCCCCCTCTTCAGCTTCCTGA
- a CDS encoding MBL fold metallo-hydrolase: MPVSLSFTILCENTVGRPVAAVGEHGFACLIETAAGTSLFDTGQGLGLLQNARALRKDLAQVDRVILSHGHYDHAGGLPDLLRLRGETEVVAHPGIFVERWWAGLGPRRFIGIPYQRAYLESLGGRFRFEKSFAPIADGMWVTGDVPRHHSLEKGDPHMIIVDESGRELPDPLCDDLSLVLETAKGPVVVLGCAHAGLINILRHVRERTGWKKIHAVIGGTHLMAASDELFEETVRALDDFGVDKIAAAHCTGLPRAAQLHARFGSRFIFAAVGTVIEV; encoded by the coding sequence ATGCCTGTTTCCCTGAGTTTCACCATTCTCTGTGAAAACACCGTCGGGCGGCCCGTCGCCGCCGTGGGCGAGCACGGTTTCGCCTGTTTGATCGAAACTGCCGCCGGAACCAGCCTTTTCGATACAGGTCAGGGCCTGGGACTGCTGCAAAATGCCCGCGCGCTGCGAAAGGACCTGGCTCAAGTCGACCGAGTCATTTTAAGTCACGGCCATTACGATCACGCGGGCGGGCTGCCCGATCTGCTGCGACTGCGGGGAGAGACGGAGGTGGTGGCGCATCCGGGGATTTTCGTGGAGCGCTGGTGGGCGGGCCTCGGGCCGCGCCGCTTCATCGGCATTCCTTACCAGCGTGCCTACCTCGAAAGCCTGGGTGGACGCTTTCGCTTTGAAAAATCCTTCGCGCCGATCGCGGATGGCATGTGGGTGACGGGGGACGTGCCGCGGCATCATTCCCTGGAAAAGGGCGATCCGCACATGATCATTGTTGACGAATCGGGGCGGGAACTGCCCGACCCCTTATGCGATGATCTGTCCCTGGTGCTGGAAACGGCCAAGGGGCCGGTGGTGGTGCTCGGCTGCGCCCACGCGGGCTTGATCAACATCCTGCGACACGTGCGGGAACGGACGGGTTGGAAAAAAATTCATGCGGTGATCGGCGGCACCCATCTGATGGCGGCCAGCGATGAGCTGTTCGAGGAAACGGTGCGTGCCCTCGACGATTTCGGCGTGGACAAAATCGCCGCCGCCCACTGCACCGGCCTGCCGCGCGCGGCACAACTACACGCCCGCTTCGGTTCGCGGTTCATCTTTGCCGCCGTGGGTACGGTCATCGAGGTGTGA
- a CDS encoding nicotinamidase — protein sequence MSVSSSEFRPGDLLMLVDVQVDFCPGGALPIEQGDEVVAVLNDWIRAAREAGIPIYASRDWHPRSHLSFKEQGGPWPTHCVQDTPGARLHPNLELPANVEILTKGTRFDQDQNSAFDQTGLAPWLKGRGIKRLFVGGLALDVCVLATVLDARAEGFEVVLLREGTRPVTQEGGDQALEKMRRAGALVR from the coding sequence ATGTCGGTTTCGTCATCGGAATTCAGGCCGGGAGATCTGCTGATGTTGGTCGATGTGCAGGTTGATTTCTGTCCCGGCGGCGCGCTGCCCATCGAACAAGGCGACGAGGTGGTGGCGGTGCTCAACGATTGGATCCGCGCGGCCCGGGAGGCCGGGATTCCCATCTACGCATCGCGCGACTGGCATCCGCGCTCGCATCTAAGCTTCAAGGAGCAGGGTGGTCCCTGGCCGACCCACTGCGTGCAGGACACGCCCGGCGCGCGCCTGCATCCGAACCTGGAATTGCCCGCCAACGTTGAAATCCTGACCAAGGGTACACGCTTCGATCAGGATCAGAATTCCGCCTTCGATCAGACGGGTCTGGCGCCCTGGCTCAAGGGTCGAGGCATCAAGCGCCTTTTTGTCGGGGGACTTGCGCTGGATGTCTGCGTTCTCGCCACGGTGCTGGATGCGCGGGCGGAAGGCTTCGAGGTCGTACTGCTGAGGGAGGGGACGCGCCCGGTCACGCAGGAGGGCGGCGACCAGGCCCTGGAAAAAATGCGCCGCGCCGGGGCGCTGGTTCGCTGA
- a CDS encoding NfeD family protein produces MDITILWWHWMLLGVVLVALAKVMPRFNFLWFGLGSIFTGVLLGVFSGMPPAAQYLSFALSSICFAVIWIKVIKPRM; encoded by the coding sequence ATGGATATAACGATTCTTTGGTGGCACTGGATGCTTTTGGGGGTGGTGCTGGTGGCGCTGGCGAAGGTGATGCCGCGCTTCAATTTTCTCTGGTTCGGCCTGGGTTCGATCTTCACCGGCGTATTGCTTGGTGTTTTTTCAGGCATGCCGCCGGCGGCTCAATATCTCTCGTTTGCTTTGTCGAGCATCTGTTTCGCGGTGATCTGGATCAAGGTGATCAAGCCGCGCATGTGA
- a CDS encoding DUF1302 domain-containing protein produces the protein MRGILRRLTLAGLLTMAAWPAGAFEFGQGDWNGNLDTTLSYGLIWRVQDRDERLIGTANGGTARSVNYDDGNLNYKKGLVSNVVKATSELALNYRRTTGVFLRATGFYDFENQDGSRERTPLSDQALDLVGKDLRLLDAFVWGDFKVGEMPAQLRVGEQVVSWGESTFIQNGINVINPVNVNAIRLPGAELREALLPEGLIWGSLGLTDNISLEGFYLYDWDETEIDPPGSYWSTNDFVGPGGQKVLLGFGGVPDQGVAPAAATFLSVPREKDRDASDSGQFGIAMRVFAPGLNNTEFGFYYMNYHSRLPVISARTGSSAGAVGAATIGAAAIPIATAVGTYLAGNPGDVPGAIAAGTAAGMAAGAPPQASTAIAATAATGGNVTEVATAFATDAYARTARYIIEYPEDIQLFGVSFNTMLTGSGIALQGEYSFKKDAPLQVDDIELLFAALGPINAALAQFNQVGDFRGQFNTYIPGYILKDVSQIQVTASKLFGPTLGANQFALIGEVGLTHVHNMPKKSELRLDGPGTPISGNERLASVHFGEVEPAGRFADATSWGYRLVGRLDFNNAIGAVTLSPRLAWQHDVQGTTPGPGGNFVEDRKAVTFGLGADYQNRWGADLAYTNFFGAGRYNLINDRDIIAASVKYSF, from the coding sequence ATGCGCGGGATATTGCGGCGACTGACCCTCGCCGGGCTTTTGACGATGGCGGCCTGGCCTGCCGGAGCCTTTGAGTTCGGGCAAGGCGATTGGAACGGAAATCTCGACACCACCCTTTCCTATGGCTTGATCTGGCGGGTACAGGACCGCGATGAGCGCCTCATCGGCACGGCCAACGGCGGCACCGCGCGCTCGGTGAATTACGACGACGGCAACCTCAACTACAAAAAAGGGCTGGTCAGCAACGTGGTCAAGGCGACCTCGGAACTGGCCCTCAACTATCGTCGCACGACCGGGGTTTTTCTGCGCGCGACGGGCTTCTACGATTTCGAGAACCAGGACGGCTCCCGGGAGAGAACGCCCCTGAGCGATCAGGCCCTTGACTTGGTCGGCAAGGACCTTCGTCTGCTTGATGCCTTTGTCTGGGGCGATTTCAAGGTCGGCGAAATGCCGGCGCAACTGCGTGTCGGCGAGCAGGTGGTCAGCTGGGGCGAAAGCACCTTCATCCAGAACGGCATCAACGTCATCAACCCGGTCAACGTCAACGCCATCCGGCTGCCGGGCGCCGAACTGCGCGAGGCCCTGCTGCCCGAAGGGCTGATCTGGGGCTCCCTCGGCCTGACCGACAACATCAGCCTCGAAGGTTTCTATCTCTACGACTGGGACGAAACGGAGATCGATCCGCCCGGTTCCTACTGGAGCACCAATGATTTTGTCGGGCCGGGGGGGCAAAAAGTGCTGCTAGGTTTTGGAGGCGTGCCAGACCAGGGCGTCGCTCCTGCCGCGGCAACTTTTCTTTCTGTGCCGAGGGAAAAGGACAGGGACGCAAGCGACAGCGGACAATTTGGCATTGCCATGCGGGTATTTGCGCCCGGACTCAACAATACCGAATTCGGCTTTTACTACATGAATTATCACAGCCGACTTCCGGTGATCAGTGCCAGAACCGGTTCTAGTGCGGGAGCGGTGGGTGCCGCTACCATCGGTGCGGCGGCCATACCCATCGCAACAGCGGTCGGCACCTACCTGGCGGGCAATCCAGGGGATGTGCCTGGGGCCATCGCCGCAGGCACCGCCGCGGGCATGGCTGCTGGGGCTCCCCCTCAAGCATCGACGGCCATCGCCGCGACCGCTGCCACGGGAGGCAATGTGACTGAGGTTGCAACTGCCTTTGCCACCGATGCCTACGCCAGAACCGCCCGCTATATTATCGAATATCCCGAGGATATTCAGCTTTTCGGAGTCAGCTTCAACACCATGCTGACCGGCTCAGGCATCGCTCTTCAGGGCGAATATTCCTTCAAGAAGGATGCGCCGCTCCAGGTTGATGACATCGAGCTTCTGTTTGCGGCCTTGGGGCCGATCAACGCGGCCTTGGCTCAATTCAACCAGGTGGGCGACTTCCGAGGCCAATTCAACACCTACATTCCCGGCTACATCCTGAAAGATGTGTCCCAGATTCAAGTCACCGCCAGCAAGCTCTTTGGGCCGACGTTGGGTGCCAACCAGTTTGCCCTGATCGGCGAGGTCGGCCTGACTCATGTCCACAATATGCCGAAAAAATCCGAACTGCGCCTGGATGGACCTGGAACACCGATCAGCGGAAACGAACGCCTGGCAAGTGTTCATTTCGGCGAGGTTGAACCGGCCGGGCGTTTTGCCGACGCCACCTCCTGGGGTTACCGCCTGGTCGGCCGGTTGGACTTCAACAACGCCATCGGCGCGGTGACGCTCTCGCCGCGTCTCGCCTGGCAGCACGACGTGCAGGGCACCACGCCCGGTCCCGGTGGCAATTTCGTCGAGGATCGCAAGGCGGTGACTTTCGGCCTGGGCGCCGATTACCAGAACCGCTGGGGGGCCGATCTGGCCTATACCAACTTTTTCGGCGCCGGTCGTTATAATCTGATCAACGACCGTGACATCATCGCCGCTAGCGTTAAATACTCTTTCTAG
- a CDS encoding DUF1329 domain-containing protein has product MFRKTSVILGAGLLFLSFCNPAFAQPTAEEIARLGKDLTPLGAERAGNAEGTIPAWDGGITQPPAGYKKGDHHPDPYADDQILFTINAANLAQYADKLTAGHKALLETYPSFFMNVYPTRRSAAVPERIYDATRRIAATARLVNNGDGVTGAVNGIPFPIPKSGVEVIWNHLLRYRGDAAERRIAQAAVTRGGGYTLVQLQEEYLLLYSQEGMTEEALENKILLFKQEVTAPARLAGEILLVHETLDQVKEPRSAWVYNPGQRRVRRAPNVAYDNPGTASDGIRTNDQFDMFNGAPDRYNWQLVGKKEIYVPYNSYKLHSNRLKYTDILTPLHINPEHLRYELHRVWVVEATLKDGARHLYKRRTFYVDEDSWQILAVDIYDNRDQLWRVSEGHVINYYEVPTLWTTLEVHTDLQSGRYLAVGLNNESTMYNFDVRPSIADFSPAALRRGGTR; this is encoded by the coding sequence ATGTTCCGAAAAACATCTGTCATCCTGGGTGCCGGACTTCTGTTCCTGAGCTTTTGCAATCCCGCCTTTGCGCAGCCTACGGCGGAAGAAATCGCCCGCCTGGGCAAGGATCTCACGCCCCTCGGCGCGGAGCGCGCGGGCAATGCCGAAGGCACCATTCCTGCCTGGGATGGCGGCATCACCCAACCTCCAGCGGGCTATAAAAAAGGGGATCATCATCCCGATCCCTATGCCGACGATCAGATTTTGTTCACCATCAACGCCGCCAACCTCGCTCAGTATGCCGACAAACTGACCGCCGGGCACAAGGCGCTGCTTGAAACCTACCCCAGCTTCTTCATGAACGTCTATCCGACGCGGCGCAGCGCCGCCGTTCCCGAGCGCATCTACGACGCGACCCGCCGCATTGCCGCGACGGCCCGTCTGGTCAACAACGGCGACGGCGTCACCGGCGCGGTCAACGGCATCCCCTTCCCCATCCCGAAATCCGGTGTGGAAGTGATCTGGAACCATCTGCTGCGCTATCGCGGCGATGCCGCGGAGCGGCGCATCGCCCAGGCGGCGGTGACGCGCGGCGGCGGGTACACTCTGGTGCAGCTTCAGGAGGAGTACCTGCTGCTCTACAGCCAGGAAGGCATGACCGAGGAAGCGCTGGAAAACAAAATCCTGCTGTTCAAACAGGAGGTGACCGCCCCGGCCCGTCTGGCCGGCGAAATTCTCCTCGTTCATGAAACCCTCGATCAGGTCAAGGAACCCCGCTCCGCGTGGGTCTACAATCCCGGCCAGCGTCGGGTGCGGCGCGCGCCCAACGTGGCTTACGACAATCCCGGCACGGCCTCGGACGGCATCCGCACCAACGACCAGTTCGACATGTTCAACGGCGCCCCCGACCGCTACAACTGGCAGCTGGTCGGGAAAAAAGAAATCTATGTGCCGTACAATTCCTACAAGCTGCACAGCAATCGCCTGAAGTACACCGACATCCTTACGCCGCTGCACATCAATCCCGAGCACCTGCGCTATGAGCTGCACCGCGTCTGGGTGGTCGAGGCGACCCTCAAGGACGGCGCGCGCCATCTGTACAAGCGGCGCACCTTTTACGTCGACGAAGACAGCTGGCAGATCCTCGCCGTGGACATCTACGACAATCGCGATCAATTGTGGCGGGTTTCGGAAGGGCACGTCATCAATTACTACGAAGTGCCGACGCTCTGGACCACCCTGGAAGTGCACACCGATTTGCAGTCGGGCCGCTATCTGGCGGTGGGGCTCAACAATGAAAGCACCATGTACAACTTCGATGTCCGCCCGAGCATTGCCGACTTCTCTCCCGCCGCGCTGCGGCGCGGCGGCACGCGCTAG
- a CDS encoding WD40/YVTN/BNR-like repeat-containing protein translates to MSSRLFRFALLSFLMLSGVVSGAQAEFSVPAPLADRSLLLDGTFIDGLAVVVGERGHILRSEDNGQTWTQARVPTRATLTAVHFHDRNLGWAVGHDQVILKTGDGGKSWQLMHADPEAESPLFDVWFADARKGYAVGAYGSFLETHDGGEHWEERWISEGDFHFYRLVASGERLYLAAEAGNLLRSEDGGETWQALAPPYSGTFFGALPLGDESLLIFGLRGHLFRSDDGGDSWRELAGDTQASLNDALILADGRVLVVGLAGALLVSHDGGQSFSLHPQEDRQGLSALVQTSDGSVFGVGEFGVNRVTIP, encoded by the coding sequence ATGTCATCGAGGTTGTTTCGCTTTGCTCTTCTGTCCTTCTTGATGCTTTCCGGCGTGGTGTCGGGCGCCCAGGCCGAATTTTCCGTTCCGGCGCCCCTGGCCGACCGTTCCCTGCTCCTCGACGGCACCTTCATCGACGGCCTGGCGGTGGTGGTCGGTGAACGCGGACATATCCTGCGCTCGGAGGACAACGGGCAAACCTGGACTCAGGCCCGCGTCCCCACCCGCGCCACCCTGACGGCGGTTCATTTTCATGACCGGAATCTGGGCTGGGCCGTCGGCCACGATCAGGTCATTCTCAAAACCGGCGATGGAGGCAAGTCCTGGCAGCTCATGCATGCCGATCCCGAAGCCGAGAGTCCGTTGTTCGACGTCTGGTTCGCCGATGCGCGCAAAGGCTATGCCGTCGGTGCCTATGGAAGTTTTCTGGAAACGCACGATGGCGGTGAACACTGGGAAGAACGGTGGATCAGCGAGGGGGATTTTCATTTTTACCGTCTTGTCGCCTCCGGCGAGCGACTTTATCTCGCCGCCGAAGCCGGAAATCTGCTGCGTTCCGAGGACGGCGGCGAAACCTGGCAGGCCCTCGCCCCACCCTATTCCGGCACCTTTTTCGGCGCCCTGCCCTTGGGCGACGAGAGCCTGCTGATCTTTGGTCTGCGCGGTCATCTGTTTCGTTCCGACGACGGGGGCGACAGCTGGCGGGAACTTGCCGGCGACACTCAGGCCAGCCTCAATGACGCCTTGATCCTTGCCGACGGCCGCGTTCTCGTCGTCGGCCTGGCCGGCGCCCTGCTCGTCAGCCACGACGGCGGGCAGAGCTTTTCCTTGCATCCCCAGGAAGATCGCCAAGGTCTTTCGGCCCTGGTGCAAACCTCCGACGGCAGCGTTTTCGGCGTCGGTGAGTTCGGGGTGAACCGGGTAACCATTCCCTGA